The following coding sequences lie in one Thalassoglobus polymorphus genomic window:
- a CDS encoding adenine nucleotide alpha hydrolase codes for MSIPVVLSWSGGKDCAIALDRLLSDDRYDVVSLLTTFTRGYDRVSMHGVRRELILEQAAAIGLPLSESWIEKGACNSDYEAAMSASLEQFKLKGVETIAFGDLYVEEIRAYRDQLVQRVGMKSLYPIWGEETTALAERFVTGGFNAVTCCVDTKQIPESFCGREFDSTFLETLPETADRCGENGEFHSFIYNSPQMSSPIEVSVGETQRDGQFVFSDLTLAAASIHYQQDAVT; via the coding sequence ATGAGTATTCCGGTCGTCTTATCATGGAGTGGAGGGAAAGATTGTGCGATTGCATTGGATCGCCTTCTTTCTGACGACCGTTACGATGTCGTCTCGTTGTTGACGACATTCACGCGTGGGTATGACCGTGTTTCGATGCATGGAGTCCGCCGTGAATTGATTCTTGAACAGGCGGCGGCCATCGGTCTTCCCCTGTCTGAATCATGGATCGAAAAGGGGGCCTGCAACTCCGACTACGAAGCAGCAATGTCCGCGTCTCTTGAACAATTCAAACTCAAAGGAGTTGAGACGATCGCCTTCGGAGATTTGTACGTGGAAGAAATCCGGGCATACCGGGATCAACTTGTTCAGCGAGTGGGGATGAAATCTCTTTACCCGATTTGGGGAGAAGAGACGACTGCTCTCGCTGAGCGGTTTGTCACGGGTGGTTTCAACGCGGTAACTTGTTGTGTCGACACCAAGCAGATTCCGGAATCGTTTTGTGGTCGAGAATTCGATTCCACATTTTTGGAGACTCTTCCCGAGACAGCGGATCGCTGTGGCGAAAATGGAGAGTTTCATTCATTTATCTACAACAGTCCTCAAATGAGCTCTCCAATCGAGGTTAGTGTCGGAGAGACTCAACGAGATGGACAATTTGTTTTTTCAGATCTCACACTTGCAGCAGCAAGCATTCACTATCAACAGGATGCAGTTACATGA
- a CDS encoding DUF4832 domain-containing protein encodes MKTLLPAFSVLLGIVPSLCFSAPASSEEIVVRPQSKAGPLDNPLKGWAPYTDAGKIHQPYSMVFQYISWRELEPVQGDFRFDEWEKAWEVERANGKHIIFRVYVDYPSLPSGLPDWLRKAGVKETAYEEHGGGMSPDYNDPLMISAMERLIEALGKRYNKNPRVAFIQLGLLGFWGEWHTWPRDELYATPETERRIIDAYQKSFPDKSLMVRYARGYAGQQDWIGFHDDMFPQDTDNGKDWSFLSGLRKTKRTENWRVAVVGGEMVPNKARQWLGKDYETTLTMLDRSHFSWVGPYCPALEKSNDETFLKRSEELVRKMGYEFQITEVVHPAEVSAKQSSRFSLEGRNIGTAPFYYPWLFEWALLDSSGKVVKICKTEWDIRKWTPGDFSEESKLTFQVPAGAYRLGVGIRDPWLDRPAIRFASELPVVDGWTIVSMLKVTE; translated from the coding sequence ATGAAAACACTACTCCCTGCATTTTCCGTATTGCTCGGAATTGTCCCTTCTCTCTGTTTTTCTGCACCGGCATCCTCGGAAGAGATTGTCGTCCGCCCGCAATCAAAAGCGGGGCCACTGGATAACCCGCTCAAGGGCTGGGCTCCCTACACTGACGCAGGCAAAATTCATCAGCCTTATTCCATGGTGTTTCAGTACATCTCCTGGCGTGAACTCGAACCAGTTCAAGGAGATTTTCGATTTGATGAATGGGAGAAGGCTTGGGAAGTCGAGAGAGCAAATGGCAAACACATCATTTTTCGAGTTTATGTCGATTACCCTTCATTGCCATCCGGCCTCCCCGACTGGCTGCGCAAGGCGGGTGTTAAAGAGACTGCTTATGAAGAGCATGGGGGTGGGATGTCGCCTGACTATAATGACCCACTCATGATTTCAGCGATGGAGCGGCTGATTGAAGCTCTCGGGAAGCGATACAACAAGAATCCACGCGTCGCTTTCATTCAGTTAGGTTTGCTCGGTTTTTGGGGCGAATGGCATACGTGGCCGCGAGATGAACTGTACGCCACACCGGAGACGGAACGTCGAATCATTGACGCCTATCAGAAATCGTTTCCTGATAAATCGCTGATGGTTCGCTATGCCAGAGGGTATGCTGGGCAGCAGGATTGGATTGGATTTCATGACGATATGTTTCCGCAAGACACCGACAACGGGAAAGACTGGAGTTTTCTCTCGGGGTTGAGGAAAACCAAGCGTACCGAAAACTGGCGAGTTGCCGTGGTCGGCGGCGAGATGGTCCCAAACAAAGCTCGGCAATGGCTCGGGAAGGATTATGAGACAACTCTGACAATGCTGGATCGGTCTCACTTTTCATGGGTTGGTCCATACTGTCCAGCATTGGAGAAATCGAACGACGAAACGTTTCTCAAGCGAAGCGAAGAACTGGTCCGGAAGATGGGCTACGAATTCCAGATTACCGAGGTTGTTCACCCCGCTGAAGTGAGTGCAAAGCAGTCGAGCAGGTTTTCTCTGGAAGGCAGGAACATTGGGACCGCTCCGTTTTACTACCCATGGCTGTTCGAATGGGCTTTGCTCGATTCATCAGGCAAGGTCGTCAAGATTTGCAAAACAGAATGGGATATCCGGAAGTGGACACCCGGCGATTTTTCCGAGGAGTCGAAGCTTACGTTTCAAGTTCCAGCCGGGGCATATCGACTGGGAGTCGGAATCCGCGATCCATGGCTAGATCGACCAGCCATCCGTTTCGCCAGTGAATTGCCTGTGGTTGACGGATGGACGATCGTTTCGATGCTAAAAGTTACCGAGTAG
- a CDS encoding proline dehydrogenase family protein yields the protein MKKRSKKSSVSLQVEQETQRIGRDLWEHLDRRKPTVFERRWWLDHILEWAMQDESVKVQMFRFVDVLPMLKASTTVTNHLQEYFDEVGSHLPATVRLGLNVAQPDTILGKALAVNARTNARKMAERFIAGTKPQEVFRSVHKLRSKGVAFTLDLLGEAVISEPEAEKYQQAYLDLIEQLAPQVNSWPEDSLLDRDQTGWIPRCQVSLKLSALVSHFKPIDSEGTSERVKEKLRPIFRLARKLDAYVHIDMEHYEHKNLTVQIFKEICMEKEFRDWPDCGIVIQAYLPDAREDLEDLLKWVKKRKTPIGVRLVKGAYWDYETIKAEYRGWKCPVYTQKWESDANFEEQTQFLLKNYEHLKPAIASHNLRSLASAMAWAEELKVPRNAWEIQMLYGMAEEQQQLFSELGYRVRVYAPFGELLPGMSYLVRRLLENTSNESFLRHAYDQNASIEELLRSPVEIGKLATQNAATA from the coding sequence ATGAAAAAACGGAGTAAAAAGTCATCAGTCAGCCTGCAGGTCGAACAAGAAACGCAGCGAATCGGTCGGGACTTATGGGAGCATTTGGACCGAAGAAAACCGACCGTTTTTGAACGTCGTTGGTGGTTGGACCACATTCTTGAATGGGCGATGCAAGATGAGTCTGTCAAAGTGCAAATGTTTCGCTTTGTTGATGTCTTGCCAATGCTCAAAGCAAGCACAACAGTGACGAATCACTTGCAAGAATACTTCGATGAAGTCGGTTCACATCTTCCTGCGACGGTTCGATTAGGATTGAACGTCGCACAGCCCGATACCATTCTGGGAAAGGCGCTGGCAGTAAATGCGCGGACCAACGCCCGAAAAATGGCGGAGCGTTTCATCGCCGGGACCAAACCTCAAGAAGTCTTCCGAAGTGTTCATAAACTCCGCTCCAAGGGGGTCGCGTTTACTTTAGACTTACTCGGTGAAGCCGTAATCAGCGAGCCTGAGGCCGAAAAATACCAGCAAGCGTATCTGGACCTCATCGAGCAACTCGCCCCGCAGGTGAATAGCTGGCCAGAAGATTCTCTGCTTGATCGTGATCAGACCGGCTGGATTCCCAGATGTCAGGTTTCTTTGAAACTCTCTGCCCTGGTCAGCCATTTCAAACCGATCGACTCTGAAGGAACCTCCGAACGAGTCAAAGAAAAACTTCGTCCGATTTTTCGGTTAGCGCGTAAGCTTGATGCTTATGTTCATATCGACATGGAACATTATGAGCACAAAAATCTGACGGTGCAAATTTTCAAAGAGATTTGCATGGAGAAAGAATTTCGAGATTGGCCGGACTGTGGAATTGTGATTCAGGCCTACTTGCCCGATGCGCGTGAGGACCTGGAAGACCTTCTCAAGTGGGTGAAGAAACGAAAAACTCCGATTGGTGTCCGACTTGTGAAGGGAGCCTACTGGGATTACGAGACGATCAAAGCCGAGTATCGTGGTTGGAAGTGCCCCGTATACACTCAGAAGTGGGAGTCCGATGCGAACTTCGAAGAACAAACGCAATTTCTACTGAAAAACTACGAACACTTGAAACCGGCGATTGCTTCGCACAACCTGCGGAGCCTCGCAAGTGCGATGGCATGGGCTGAGGAGTTGAAAGTCCCCCGCAATGCCTGGGAAATTCAAATGCTCTACGGCATGGCTGAGGAACAACAACAACTCTTCAGTGAACTTGGTTATCGCGTGCGGGTCTATGCTCCGTTTGGCGAACTGTTACCAGGAATGTCTTACCTGGTTCGCCGGTTATTGGAAAACACATCCAACGAATCATTTCTGCGGCACGCTTACGACCAAAATGCGAGCATTGAAGAGCTGCTGAGATCACCAGTCGAGATCGGAAAACTCGCCACTCAAAACGCTGCAACTGCGTAG
- a CDS encoding lactate racemase domain-containing protein: protein MTMTQKPVMSEEEVRNWFSSQLPQSDFEGKKVLLIVPDQTRTAPMPLLFDSLFEQLNGVVEKIDVIFALGTHPAISEELMCQLLGIQPEERNTKYAKVELINHEWDNPDALDTIGTLTKADTERISDGLLSQEVPIQINKRIHDYDLLLVMGPVFPHEVVGFSGGNKYFFPGISGPLLLNFFHWLGALITNVGIIGVKGTPVREVVDLSAQSIPVERKAITFVVSSDGTTSLHGLFYGAPEDAWNAAADVSGQTHIIRMEKPFHTVLSCSPTMYDELWTAGKCMYKLEPVVADGGELIIYAPHLKSISVTHGETIHKIGYHCKDYFTEQWDKFKDYPWGVVAHSTHVRGTGTYENGVEKCRMQVTLASQVPKEVCESINLGYRDPATINIEDYANREDEGVLLVRKAGEQLYRLQEE from the coding sequence ATGACGATGACACAAAAACCGGTGATGTCTGAAGAGGAAGTCAGAAATTGGTTCTCCAGTCAACTTCCACAAAGTGATTTTGAAGGCAAGAAAGTTCTTCTGATTGTCCCGGATCAAACTCGAACGGCTCCGATGCCGTTACTGTTTGACTCACTTTTTGAGCAACTAAACGGTGTCGTAGAAAAAATCGATGTGATCTTTGCATTGGGGACTCACCCGGCGATCTCTGAGGAGTTGATGTGTCAACTCCTCGGAATTCAACCGGAAGAACGTAATACAAAATACGCGAAAGTGGAGTTGATCAACCATGAATGGGACAACCCCGATGCGTTGGACACCATTGGAACTTTGACGAAGGCCGATACTGAGCGTATTTCTGACGGGCTACTCTCGCAAGAAGTTCCTATCCAGATCAATAAGCGAATTCATGACTATGATTTGCTGCTCGTAATGGGACCAGTCTTTCCACATGAAGTGGTCGGATTCTCAGGCGGAAACAAATATTTTTTCCCCGGCATTTCCGGACCTCTGCTTCTGAACTTCTTCCATTGGCTCGGTGCTTTAATCACGAACGTCGGCATTATCGGCGTCAAAGGGACACCAGTTCGCGAAGTGGTTGACCTCTCTGCTCAGAGCATCCCGGTTGAGAGAAAGGCAATTACTTTTGTTGTCTCCTCCGATGGAACAACCAGCTTACATGGTCTGTTTTATGGCGCTCCTGAAGATGCATGGAACGCTGCGGCAGATGTTTCGGGGCAGACTCATATCATCCGGATGGAGAAGCCGTTTCACACGGTCTTGTCTTGTTCACCTACGATGTATGATGAGCTTTGGACAGCCGGAAAGTGCATGTACAAGCTTGAGCCGGTCGTCGCTGACGGTGGTGAACTCATTATTTATGCTCCACACCTGAAAAGCATTTCCGTCACGCATGGTGAGACGATCCACAAGATCGGCTATCATTGTAAAGACTATTTCACCGAACAATGGGACAAGTTCAAAGACTACCCTTGGGGTGTTGTTGCTCACTCAACGCATGTTCGCGGAACTGGAACTTACGAAAACGGCGTTGAAAAATGCCGCATGCAGGTGACGCTAGCGTCACAGGTTCCCAAAGAAGTTTGCGAGAGCATCAATCTTGGTTATCGAGATCCTGCTACAATCAACATTGAAGACTACGCCAACCGCGAAGATGAAGGAGTTCTGCTTGTCCGCAAGGCTGGCGAACAGCTCTACCGACTTCAGGAAGAATAG
- a CDS encoding cobalamin-binding protein — protein MQHRVISLIASATEIVAALGYEDALVGRSHECDFPPTVDRLPVCSEPRIDVSGTSLEIDIAVKSAVQEVLSVYSVFKDELERLEPTLIVTQTQCEVCAVNLKDVEAAVCELVNSNPQIVSCEPMALPDVWVDIKNVAIALGDPAAADRLNHELQQRLEGIRSEYEKVEQPPTIACIEWLEPIMIAGNWVPELVRIAGGHAVMAEDGKHSPYQSWDDLVEIDPDVIAIMPCGFDIARTVKEINLLTDHPRWNELSAVKNRRVYLTDGNQYFNRPGPRVVESAEILVELLHQGVEPKHHGTGWIHIDEINQGD, from the coding sequence ATGCAACATCGTGTGATTAGTTTGATTGCCAGTGCGACTGAGATTGTCGCAGCACTGGGGTATGAAGACGCACTCGTGGGGCGATCCCACGAGTGCGACTTTCCGCCGACTGTCGACCGGCTGCCAGTCTGCTCAGAGCCGCGAATTGACGTTAGCGGAACGAGCCTGGAAATTGACATCGCAGTCAAAAGTGCGGTGCAGGAAGTCCTCTCGGTATATTCCGTCTTCAAGGATGAGCTGGAACGTCTGGAGCCGACTCTGATCGTCACACAAACTCAATGTGAAGTTTGTGCTGTCAACTTAAAGGATGTCGAAGCCGCAGTCTGTGAACTGGTCAACTCGAATCCTCAGATTGTCTCCTGCGAACCGATGGCGCTCCCTGACGTCTGGGTTGATATTAAAAATGTCGCGATTGCTCTTGGCGATCCGGCGGCAGCTGACCGGCTCAATCATGAGCTACAGCAACGGCTGGAAGGCATTCGTAGTGAGTACGAAAAGGTTGAGCAGCCGCCGACGATTGCCTGCATCGAATGGCTCGAACCGATTATGATCGCGGGGAACTGGGTACCGGAGTTAGTCAGAATCGCTGGTGGTCATGCTGTGATGGCAGAGGATGGAAAGCATTCTCCATATCAATCCTGGGATGATCTTGTCGAAATTGATCCCGATGTGATTGCGATCATGCCTTGCGGATTTGATATCGCTCGCACGGTGAAAGAGATAAACCTGCTGACGGATCATCCACGCTGGAACGAACTCTCAGCTGTGAAAAATCGACGTGTTTATCTCACCGATGGCAATCAGTACTTCAATCGCCCCGGTCCACGTGTCGTGGAATCAGCGGAAATTCTCGTTGAACTGTTGCATCAGGGCGTCGAGCCGAAACACCACGGAACTGGCTGGATTCATATCGACGAAATCAATCAAGGCGATTGA
- a CDS encoding prepilin-type N-terminal cleavage/methylation domain-containing protein: MFLLRRPRSQRGFTLIELLVVIAIIAILVALLLPAVQQARAAARRAQCKSRLKQIVLAMHNYADVHYEMMVPFVIEDSERLNYLKTFSGNQGTAQFWFGTVDYDEPNIEDQLDYTNGPLAPYMETNYTVFQCPDFGPSQMDNIRFGKPASGFAFNGYELSRQSGVDWLPPTWAAVDNPKPATRRFRDVAQMTETIAFADSAQVRTVSFSPPTFSFEENWILDAPDRNFPNVHFRHNDSANVAFLDGHVKSFGHNFSIQVPGPNFVSQEQADLMEEHRLGYVTDGDPDNLGKFYDRE; encoded by the coding sequence ATGTTCCTCTTGCGGCGTCCTCGCTCTCAGCGAGGTTTTACTCTCATCGAATTGCTGGTTGTGATTGCGATCATTGCAATTTTGGTTGCGCTACTTCTTCCGGCCGTTCAACAAGCCCGCGCAGCTGCCCGGCGTGCTCAATGTAAATCACGGTTGAAGCAGATCGTTTTAGCGATGCACAATTATGCAGATGTCCATTATGAAATGATGGTGCCATTCGTCATCGAAGATTCCGAACGTTTGAATTATCTCAAAACCTTTAGTGGGAATCAGGGGACTGCTCAGTTCTGGTTCGGGACAGTCGACTATGATGAACCGAACATTGAAGACCAGTTAGACTACACCAACGGCCCGCTCGCACCGTATATGGAAACAAATTACACGGTGTTTCAGTGTCCAGATTTTGGTCCATCTCAAATGGACAACATTCGCTTCGGAAAACCAGCTTCGGGTTTTGCATTTAACGGGTACGAACTTTCTCGACAGTCCGGAGTTGATTGGCTGCCACCGACCTGGGCTGCCGTCGACAATCCCAAGCCAGCGACTCGTCGCTTCCGGGATGTCGCTCAAATGACCGAGACAATTGCCTTTGCAGATAGTGCTCAGGTGAGAACGGTCTCTTTTTCACCTCCCACTTTCAGCTTCGAAGAGAACTGGATTCTTGACGCTCCTGATCGCAACTTTCCGAACGTTCACTTCCGCCACAACGATTCTGCAAACGTTGCGTTTCTCGATGGACATGTGAAGTCGTTTGGCCACAATTTCTCCATTCAGGTTCCCGGTCCGAATTTTGTTTCACAGGAACAGGCCGATCTCATGGAGGAACACCGACTCGGATATGTGACCGACGGCGACCCGGACAATCTCGGCAAATTCTATGATCGCGAATAA
- a CDS encoding DsbA family oxidoreductase gives MKLFVDVISDVICPWCYIGKRRLEKAIAALSTQHEVQVRWHPFQLNPTMPKEGISRKDYRTQKFGSWERSVKLDATVTSAGEAEGIRFDFDKIERTPNTVDAHRLIWLADQHGCQDAVVEALFRAYFSEGQDIGNRQTIINIVAAAGLEREAAETMLDREEGMEMIAQAAEMSQQYQVSSVPFFILNQKLGLSGAQHPEKFLNAFKQLTDRSTSG, from the coding sequence ATGAAACTGTTCGTAGACGTCATCTCAGATGTCATTTGCCCATGGTGCTACATCGGCAAACGACGACTTGAAAAGGCGATTGCTGCTTTAAGTACACAGCATGAAGTTCAAGTTCGATGGCATCCCTTTCAACTCAACCCCACGATGCCAAAGGAAGGGATCAGTCGAAAAGATTATCGAACTCAAAAATTTGGAAGCTGGGAACGTTCAGTCAAGCTGGACGCCACAGTCACCAGTGCTGGCGAAGCTGAAGGGATTCGCTTCGACTTCGACAAGATTGAGCGAACACCAAATACTGTCGACGCCCACCGGCTCATCTGGCTTGCCGATCAGCATGGCTGTCAGGATGCAGTCGTCGAAGCTTTATTCCGAGCATACTTCAGCGAAGGTCAGGATATCGGCAATCGCCAGACAATCATCAACATCGTCGCTGCCGCAGGTCTGGAACGGGAAGCTGCAGAAACCATGTTGGATAGAGAAGAAGGGATGGAGATGATTGCGCAGGCTGCTGAAATGTCACAGCAGTATCAAGTATCGAGCGTTCCGTTCTTCATCCTTAACCAGAAACTAGGATTGTCCGGCGCGCAGCATCCGGAGAAATTCCTCAATGCGTTCAAGCAACTCACGGACAGATCAACAAGCGGATGA
- a CDS encoding DUF6580 family putative transport protein, which yields MNSPQQNTNTEVPRWKFVAFIFGYTILLKILPYVLYNMGMDVEKNFAIYPWAFSPIFALGIFGGAMYRSKMNALWLPVAAIFIGDIGVGLISGHPEWAFYSDQPVVYAAFAFCAVLGYALRENRSWGRLAGAGVGSCLAFFLITNFASWVGSTIYPPTTEGLIACYVAGLPFLKNSLIATTVFGGLLFSPIAIRQTSTQEAQPELIPATSGS from the coding sequence ATGAACAGTCCTCAGCAAAACACGAATACAGAAGTTCCACGGTGGAAATTCGTCGCATTCATATTTGGATACACGATTTTACTCAAGATTCTTCCCTATGTGCTTTACAACATGGGAATGGATGTTGAGAAGAATTTCGCAATCTACCCTTGGGCGTTCTCCCCTATCTTTGCACTCGGGATTTTTGGTGGAGCGATGTATCGCTCAAAGATGAATGCGCTCTGGCTGCCAGTCGCAGCGATTTTTATCGGCGACATTGGTGTTGGACTCATTTCCGGCCATCCTGAATGGGCGTTTTACTCTGACCAGCCCGTTGTCTATGCAGCGTTTGCGTTCTGTGCGGTTCTCGGGTATGCACTTCGTGAAAATCGTTCATGGGGACGTCTTGCCGGCGCCGGAGTTGGAAGCTGCCTTGCCTTCTTCCTGATCACCAACTTTGCATCATGGGTCGGATCGACGATCTATCCACCTACTACTGAAGGCTTGATCGCCTGTTATGTTGCTGGTCTTCCTTTCCTGAAGAATTCGCTGATTGCAACAACTGTTTTTGGTGGACTGCTCTTCAGTCCAATTGCGATTCGTCAAACCAGCACACAGGAAGCTCAACCGGAGTTGATCCCGGCGACTTCTGGAAGCTGA
- a CDS encoding DUF1559 domain-containing protein, with product MAQRHSFRRGFTLIELLVVIAIIAILVALLLPAVQQAREAARRTQCKNNLKQLGLALHNYHDVYNQFPPGQVFSGDPTLANQTADRQTFSLNHTGFTMLLPYIDQGPLYNLWDPNIASGPALRSGSAPILGDPTLNHQVTQQRMPAFLCPSDSNQGPAPNVATGEYASTQGALTSYVFNSGYSGEEYRTYSVYRSSTVVMPTGKTVRRIGAFGNNGSARMADFTDGTSNSIAMGEVILDKSSTSYLPLWGQGRHVGTFGRVIPDPNPGHVNNCRYRINAHYDCDAANVGKPYAWTYSSSHVGGGQFLLADGSIRFLSENIDWPTFVYLNFIKDGEVIGEF from the coding sequence ATGGCTCAGCGCCACTCATTTCGTCGAGGCTTTACACTCATTGAGCTTTTGGTGGTCATCGCCATCATTGCGATTCTTGTAGCTCTACTGCTTCCAGCTGTTCAACAGGCCCGCGAGGCAGCCCGGCGTACACAATGTAAAAACAATTTGAAACAGCTGGGGCTTGCGCTCCACAACTACCACGATGTGTATAACCAATTTCCTCCAGGACAAGTTTTCTCAGGAGATCCGACGCTAGCAAATCAGACGGCTGATCGGCAGACATTTTCATTGAACCATACCGGTTTCACGATGTTGCTGCCGTATATTGATCAGGGGCCACTTTACAATCTATGGGACCCAAATATTGCTTCTGGTCCTGCTCTGAGATCGGGAAGTGCTCCTATCCTGGGGGACCCAACGCTCAATCATCAAGTGACTCAACAACGGATGCCAGCGTTTCTTTGCCCATCGGACAGTAATCAAGGCCCGGCTCCAAACGTAGCAACTGGAGAATATGCTTCAACTCAAGGAGCACTCACAAGTTACGTCTTTAACTCCGGCTACAGTGGGGAAGAATATCGGACGTACTCGGTCTACAGGTCGAGTACGGTCGTCATGCCAACCGGAAAGACTGTCCGGCGAATTGGGGCTTTTGGGAATAACGGATCTGCAAGAATGGCTGATTTCACTGATGGAACATCCAATTCAATTGCAATGGGAGAAGTGATTCTCGACAAATCCAGCACAAGCTACCTGCCACTCTGGGGGCAAGGTCGACATGTTGGAACCTTCGGTCGAGTCATTCCCGATCCAAATCCCGGGCACGTCAATAACTGTCGCTACCGAATCAACGCTCACTACGACTGTGATGCAGCCAACGTCGGAAAGCCATACGCCTGGACCTACTCCAGTTCGCATGTGGGTGGGGGACAGTTTCTGCTCGCAGATGGAAGTATCCGCTTCCTCAGCGAGAACATCGACTGGCCAACTTTCGTATATCTGAATTTCATTAAAGACGGAGAAGTGATCGGCGAGTTCTAA
- a CDS encoding endonuclease/exonuclease/phosphatase family protein → MTISRRQFFAALGAAGLSTAALPVFASGKKTQSLRVISYNVYACAGWPKDRPLAKSAVKKGQMARRLAMELALYEPDIINFSESPSEAIAKEVAEYLGMHHVRFPSGGNWPGTLLSRFEITDSENVPLGHKRPKDLFTRHWGRGTIKLPNGESLIVHSAHLFPTPDPSVRLKEIKAMLVSMKEDLDAGRSMLLIGDLNHNPETEEYKLWMDAGWIDTFAKVGEGEGLTIRADDPKHRIDYVMATGPIAHQIVESRPLFEGAFRLNVADENSFALSDHLPQLAVFGQSD, encoded by the coding sequence ATGACGATTTCACGACGCCAGTTTTTTGCCGCTTTAGGAGCTGCCGGGCTTTCGACAGCTGCGCTCCCGGTCTTCGCATCAGGCAAGAAAACGCAGTCGCTTCGAGTGATTTCCTACAACGTTTACGCCTGTGCGGGCTGGCCGAAGGACCGACCTTTAGCAAAGAGCGCGGTCAAGAAAGGCCAGATGGCAAGACGGCTGGCCATGGAACTGGCATTGTATGAACCCGACATTATCAACTTCTCAGAATCACCAAGTGAAGCGATTGCCAAAGAAGTGGCAGAGTATCTAGGAATGCACCATGTTCGCTTCCCCAGCGGAGGAAACTGGCCGGGAACACTGCTCAGCCGTTTTGAGATCACCGATTCAGAAAATGTTCCACTTGGTCACAAGCGTCCGAAGGATTTGTTCACTCGACACTGGGGACGCGGGACGATCAAGTTGCCGAATGGGGAGTCTCTGATTGTCCACTCCGCTCATCTCTTTCCGACCCCTGACCCTTCCGTCCGTTTGAAGGAAATCAAGGCGATGCTGGTGTCGATGAAAGAAGATCTTGATGCTGGTCGATCGATGCTTTTGATTGGTGATCTCAACCATAATCCGGAGACCGAGGAATACAAACTTTGGATGGACGCCGGCTGGATTGATACTTTTGCCAAAGTCGGTGAAGGCGAAGGTTTGACCATCAGAGCGGACGATCCGAAGCACCGTATCGATTACGTGATGGCGACCGGTCCTATTGCTCACCAGATCGTCGAATCGAGGCCACTCTTCGAAGGAGCCTTCCGTCTGAACGTTGCTGACGAAAATTCATTTGCTCTGAGCGACCACCTTCCACAGTTGGCGGTCTTCGGCCAGAGCGATTAG